In a genomic window of Arachis duranensis cultivar V14167 unplaced genomic scaffold, aradu.V14167.gnm2.J7QH unplaced_Scaffold_608113, whole genome shotgun sequence:
- the LOC107485132 gene encoding chromatin-remodeling ATPase INO80 isoform X2, with amino-acid sequence MALATCLTSILLQDDHDHHLRYSHPDHHHLYHSGPVTTSTTSLTSRHHRCTLLHHHHFPDPVVTSIISVITTFVLTATLILSASASTSASTSPPPLAPLRPRPLPPRRPTIPNPSHQTPFPIPVLKKESKDPVVQFLEGELLIVCLYSNPGGRFASREKMSLLKNCRSFLSNFFFIPVAMLQRNSNMTRLWMFPLSSLSEAEKVLGEISNYKVQAGCKFLIFAHHQPMIDAIHECLLKKKVGCIWIDGGTPAASGQQLVTDFQEKDYIKAAVLSIKAGGVGLTLTAASTVIFTEQSWTPGDLIQAKDRAYRIGLISKYILVGK; translated from the exons ATGGCTCTGGCCACCTGCCTCACCTCTATCCTCCTCCAGGATGACCACGATCACCACCTCCGGTACTCCCACCCTGACCACCATCACCTCTACCATAGTGGCCCCGTAACCACCTCCACCACCTCCCTGACCTCCCGTCACCACCGTTGTAccctcctccaccaccaccacttccCTGACCCCGTCGTCACCTCCATCATCTCCGTCATCACCACCTTCGTCCTCACCGCTACCCTCATCCTCTCCGCCTCTGCCTCCACGTCGGCCTCTACCTCACCACCACCTCTAGCTCCTCTACGGCCGCGACCCCTCCCCCCTCGCCGTCCAACCATTCCCAACCCTTCCCACCAAACCCCATTTCCGATTCCCGTCCTCAAAA AAGAATCAAAAGACCCTGTGGTTCAGTTTCTGGAAGGAGAACTTCTCATAGTGTGTTTGTATTCCAATCCAGGTGGACGCTTTGCCTCAAGGGAAAAA ATGAGCCTTCTAAAGAACTGCCGAAGTTTTCTGTCaaactttttcttcattccagTGGCCATGTTGCAGCGAAATTCCAATATGACCA GGTTATGGATGTTCCCGCTTTCTTCCTTGTCCGAAGCAGAGAAGGTTCTAGGAgaaatatctaattataaagTTCAG GCAGGTTGCAAGTTTCTTATATTTGCGCACCATCAGCCAATGATAGATGCGATACATGAGTGCCTTCTT AAGAAAAAAGTGGGTTGCATTTGGATTGATGGAGGTACACCCGCTGCATCAGGGCAACAATTGGTTACAGATTTCCAGGAAAAGGATTATATCAAGGCAGCTGTA CTATCCATTAAAGCGGGAGGAGTTGGATTAACTTTAACTGCTGCAAGCACAGTTATCTTTACAGAACAATCCTGGACTCCAGGTGACCTAATTCAGGCCAAAGATCGTGCATATAGAATTG GTCTTATCAGTAAATATATACTAGTTGGTAAATGA
- the LOC107485136 gene encoding N6-mAMP deaminase has protein sequence MEWWMSMPKVELHAHLNGSIRGSTLLELARALWDKGLIDFSQVEHVILKNDHMTVTRIANEVVEDFASEKVVYLELRTTPKKNDSQGMSKRSYVEAVLEGIRSVSSVDVALIPYTEDPRNLLESLHAATNDKCDGNSRKKIFVRLLLSADRRETTEATMETVKLALEMRHLGVVGIDLSGNLKVGEWYVNLSRTLA, from the exons atggAGTGGTGGATGTCAATGCCAAAGGTGGAACTCCATGCTCACCTCAATGGATCCATCAGAGGCTCCACTCTCCT AGAACTCGCTAGAGCTTTGTGGGACAAGGGTCTAATAGATTTTTCCCAAGTGGAGCATGTTATCCTTAAAA ATGATCACATGACTGTTACAAGAATTGCGAATGAA GTTGTTGAAGATTTCGCATCAGAAAAGGTTGTCTATCTCGAATTGAGAACCACCCCAAAG AAAAACGATTCCCAAGGAATGAGCAAACGTTCTTATGTTGAAGCTGTATTGGAAGGGATAAGATCTGTCAGCTCGGTTGATGTGGCTTTGATTCCTTATACTGAGGATCCTAGAAATCTTTTAGAATCTCTGCACGCAGCTACAAATGATAAATGTGATGGAAATAGTAGGAAGAAAATCTTTGTTAGGCTTCTCTTGAGTGCTGATCGTAGGGAGACAACAGAAGCAACTATGGAAACT GTGAAACTGGCACTGGAAATGAGGCATTTGGGGGTGGTTGGAATTGACCTATCTGGGAATCTAAAGGTTGGCGAATGGTATGTCAATCTATCAAGGACTCTAGCATAG
- the LOC110272489 gene encoding uncharacterized protein LOC110272489, which yields MKLFEIESYKAWAAAELEQQKEVEEAEVSMQEAQDYLDSITESAMDEFRRFEEELESMSKAEMESLVNTAEGARKMGNLMEKAASIASKKYIEAALNSATASMKSAWKGISSGKVHPS from the coding sequence ATGAAGCTGTTTGAGATTGAGTCATACAAGGCATGGGCAGCTGCAGAACTTGAGCAACAGAAAGAGGTTGAAGAGGCTGAGGTTTCCATGCAGGAAGCTCAGGACTACCTTGATTCTATCACGGAAAGTGCCATGGACGAGTTCCGGCGCTTCGAAGAGGAGCTTGAGAGCATGTCAAAGGCTGAAATGGAGAGCCTAGTTAACACTGCTGAGGGTGCAAGAAAGATGGGAAATTTGATGGAGAAAGCTGCCTCCATTGCTTCCAAGAAGTATATTGAGGCTGCACTCAATTCAGCCACTGCTTCCATGAAATCTGCTTGGAAGGGAATCTCTTCTGGCAAGGTCCATCCTTCTTAA
- the LOC107485132 gene encoding chromatin-remodeling ATPase INO80 isoform X1: MALATCLTSILLQDDHDHHLRYSHPDHHHLYHSGPVTTSTTSLTSRHHRCTLLHHHHFPDPVVTSIISVITTFVLTATLILSASASTSASTSPPPLAPLRPRPLPPRRPTIPNPSHQTPFPIPVLKKESKDPVVQFLEGELLIVCLYSNPGGRFASREKMSLLKNCRSFLSNFFFIPVAMLQRNSNMTRLWMFPLSSLSEAEKVLGEISNYKVQAGCKFLIFAHHQPMIDAIHECLLKKKVGCIWIDGGTPAASGQQLVTDFQEKDYIKAAVLSIKAGGVGLTLTAASTVIFTEQSWTPGDLIQAKDRAYRIGMWCNSNRIIWGQVLDGHENTLAVSNNHPLSSPAKHTTIGHRPSKQRTLDQFVRRCDNVDRSEVGTSA, from the exons ATGGCTCTGGCCACCTGCCTCACCTCTATCCTCCTCCAGGATGACCACGATCACCACCTCCGGTACTCCCACCCTGACCACCATCACCTCTACCATAGTGGCCCCGTAACCACCTCCACCACCTCCCTGACCTCCCGTCACCACCGTTGTAccctcctccaccaccaccacttccCTGACCCCGTCGTCACCTCCATCATCTCCGTCATCACCACCTTCGTCCTCACCGCTACCCTCATCCTCTCCGCCTCTGCCTCCACGTCGGCCTCTACCTCACCACCACCTCTAGCTCCTCTACGGCCGCGACCCCTCCCCCCTCGCCGTCCAACCATTCCCAACCCTTCCCACCAAACCCCATTTCCGATTCCCGTCCTCAAAA AAGAATCAAAAGACCCTGTGGTTCAGTTTCTGGAAGGAGAACTTCTCATAGTGTGTTTGTATTCCAATCCAGGTGGACGCTTTGCCTCAAGGGAAAAA ATGAGCCTTCTAAAGAACTGCCGAAGTTTTCTGTCaaactttttcttcattccagTGGCCATGTTGCAGCGAAATTCCAATATGACCA GGTTATGGATGTTCCCGCTTTCTTCCTTGTCCGAAGCAGAGAAGGTTCTAGGAgaaatatctaattataaagTTCAG GCAGGTTGCAAGTTTCTTATATTTGCGCACCATCAGCCAATGATAGATGCGATACATGAGTGCCTTCTT AAGAAAAAAGTGGGTTGCATTTGGATTGATGGAGGTACACCCGCTGCATCAGGGCAACAATTGGTTACAGATTTCCAGGAAAAGGATTATATCAAGGCAGCTGTA CTATCCATTAAAGCGGGAGGAGTTGGATTAACTTTAACTGCTGCAAGCACAGTTATCTTTACAGAACAATCCTGGACTCCAGGTGACCTAATTCAGGCCAAAGATCGTGCATATAGAATTG GGATGTGGTGCAATTCAAACCGGATAATTTGGGGGCAG GTGTTAGATGGCCATGAGAACACCTTAGCTGTGTCAAATAATCATCCATTGAGTAGCCCTGCAAAGCATACTACTATTGGGCATAGGCCTTCAAAGCAGAGAACTCTTGACCAGTTTGTCAGAAGATGTGATAACGTGGATAGGTCGGAAGTCGGAACATCAGCCTGA
- the LOC107485132 gene encoding chromatin-remodeling ATPase INO80 isoform X3, which translates to MALATCLTSILLQDDHDHHLRYSHPDHHHLYHSGPVTTSTTSLTSRHHRCTLLHHHHFPDPVVTSIISVITTFVLTATLILSASASTSASTSPPPLAPLRPRPLPPRRPTIPNPSHQTPFPIPVLKKESKDPVVQFLEGELLIVCLYSNPGGRFASREKMSLLKNCRSFLSNFFFIPVAMLQRNSNMTRLWMFPLSSLSEAEKVLGEISNYKVQAGCKFLIFAHHQPMIDAIHECLLKKKVGCIWIDGGTPAASGQQLVTDFQEKDYIKAAVLSIKAGGVGLTLTAASTVIFTEQSWTPGDLIQAKDRAYRIGQGCGAIQTG; encoded by the exons ATGGCTCTGGCCACCTGCCTCACCTCTATCCTCCTCCAGGATGACCACGATCACCACCTCCGGTACTCCCACCCTGACCACCATCACCTCTACCATAGTGGCCCCGTAACCACCTCCACCACCTCCCTGACCTCCCGTCACCACCGTTGTAccctcctccaccaccaccacttccCTGACCCCGTCGTCACCTCCATCATCTCCGTCATCACCACCTTCGTCCTCACCGCTACCCTCATCCTCTCCGCCTCTGCCTCCACGTCGGCCTCTACCTCACCACCACCTCTAGCTCCTCTACGGCCGCGACCCCTCCCCCCTCGCCGTCCAACCATTCCCAACCCTTCCCACCAAACCCCATTTCCGATTCCCGTCCTCAAAA AAGAATCAAAAGACCCTGTGGTTCAGTTTCTGGAAGGAGAACTTCTCATAGTGTGTTTGTATTCCAATCCAGGTGGACGCTTTGCCTCAAGGGAAAAA ATGAGCCTTCTAAAGAACTGCCGAAGTTTTCTGTCaaactttttcttcattccagTGGCCATGTTGCAGCGAAATTCCAATATGACCA GGTTATGGATGTTCCCGCTTTCTTCCTTGTCCGAAGCAGAGAAGGTTCTAGGAgaaatatctaattataaagTTCAG GCAGGTTGCAAGTTTCTTATATTTGCGCACCATCAGCCAATGATAGATGCGATACATGAGTGCCTTCTT AAGAAAAAAGTGGGTTGCATTTGGATTGATGGAGGTACACCCGCTGCATCAGGGCAACAATTGGTTACAGATTTCCAGGAAAAGGATTATATCAAGGCAGCTGTA CTATCCATTAAAGCGGGAGGAGTTGGATTAACTTTAACTGCTGCAAGCACAGTTATCTTTACAGAACAATCCTGGACTCCAGGTGACCTAATTCAGGCCAAAGATCGTGCATATAGAATTGGTCAG GGATGTGGTGCAATTCAAACCGGATAA